Below is a genomic region from Deinococcus ruber.
GACTGAGCTGCACCACGGAAACCATGCCCGCGCCTATCAGCTGTACCGTCGCCTGCTGCGCCTCCGGCGTGACGATCCGGTTCTGAAGACAGGTGAGCGGGCACAAGTCAGGGCAGGCGCACGCGGACCCCTGTTGTGGGTCACACGTCAGAACGAAGCTGGAATTCGGGTATTGCTGGTGAATTTCACGTCTCAGCCTGTCGCCCTGGACACGCTCGTCGGCAGCGACGCAACCCTGCTGCTTGCCAGCAGTGACCACAGCATCCAGTCAATGTTACCTCCACAAATGGCCGTTCTTCTGGAGGTGACAGCAGTGCCAGCTGCTCTGGCGGATGCAGGTGTTTGGGCTGACCCCAAAGTTTGGACAGGGAAAAGTTGAGCGTCGACTCAGGAACAGGGTACTGGATCGGGGGATGGCGGAGAAGGGGGAGTTAAAGAGCGACGAGCGAATTCATCTGGGGTGAGATAGTCAAGGGAAGAATGGGGGCGGAGCGCGTTGTAGAAGGCCCTCCAGCCATCCAGGAGTACCTGGGCGTGCTGCGGAGAGTAAAAGACCTCCGTGGTGAGGAATTCTTCGC
It encodes:
- a CDS encoding integrase core domain-containing protein; protein product: MCLARCPARWHPLHRTRETLAERFHSRLREEFLTTEVFYSPQHAQVLLDGWRAFYNALRPHSSLDYLTPDEFARRSLTPPSPPSPDPVPCS